One segment of Pandoraea pnomenusa DNA contains the following:
- the purD gene encoding phosphoribosylamine--glycine ligase, producing the protein MKIMVVGSGGREHALAWKLAQSPRIQLVYVAPGNGGTALDERLRNVPISDPNVLAEFAAREGIALTVVGPETPLAAGIVNIFRARGLKIFGPTKEAAQLESSKDFAKAFMKRHGIPTADYETFSDATAAHAYIDAKGAPIVIKADGLAAGKGVVVAMSLDEAHHAVDMMLADNKLGDAGARVVIEEFLQGEEASFIVMVDGKNVLPLATSQDHKRLLDNDQGPNTGGMGAYSPAPIVTPQIHAKVMREIIMPTVRGMETDGIRFTGFLYAGLMIDADGNVKTLEFNCRMGDPETQPIMARLKGDFSVVVEHAIAGTLDKVELDWDRRYALGVVLAAHGYPDTPRKGDRISEIPAETADCVTFHAGTQLDGDVLKVTGGRVLCVVGLSDTVRGAQSVAYQTVNQINFDGMQYRHDIGNRALARKPE; encoded by the coding sequence ATGAAAATCATGGTTGTCGGCTCGGGTGGCCGCGAACACGCGCTGGCCTGGAAGCTCGCGCAATCGCCGCGCATCCAGCTGGTCTACGTCGCCCCGGGCAACGGCGGCACGGCGCTCGACGAGCGCCTGCGCAATGTGCCGATCTCCGATCCGAACGTGCTGGCCGAGTTCGCCGCGCGCGAAGGCATCGCCCTCACCGTCGTGGGTCCGGAAACGCCGCTCGCCGCCGGTATCGTCAATATCTTCCGCGCTCGCGGCCTGAAGATCTTCGGCCCGACGAAGGAAGCCGCACAGCTCGAATCGTCGAAGGATTTCGCCAAGGCGTTCATGAAGCGCCACGGCATTCCGACGGCCGACTACGAGACGTTTTCCGACGCCACCGCCGCGCACGCCTATATCGACGCCAAGGGTGCGCCGATCGTCATCAAGGCCGACGGCCTCGCCGCCGGCAAGGGCGTGGTCGTGGCGATGTCGCTCGACGAAGCGCACCACGCCGTGGACATGATGCTCGCGGACAACAAGCTCGGCGACGCCGGCGCCCGCGTGGTGATCGAGGAGTTCCTGCAGGGCGAGGAAGCCAGCTTCATCGTGATGGTCGACGGCAAGAACGTGTTGCCGCTGGCCACGTCGCAGGATCACAAGCGTTTGCTCGACAACGATCAGGGCCCGAACACCGGCGGCATGGGTGCCTATTCGCCGGCACCGATCGTCACGCCGCAAATCCACGCGAAAGTCATGCGCGAGATCATCATGCCGACCGTGCGCGGCATGGAGACCGACGGGATCCGCTTCACCGGCTTCCTGTACGCTGGCCTGATGATCGACGCCGACGGCAACGTCAAGACGCTCGAGTTCAACTGCCGCATGGGCGACCCGGAAACGCAGCCGATCATGGCCCGCCTGAAGGGCGACTTCTCGGTGGTGGTCGAGCACGCGATCGCAGGCACGCTCGACAAGGTCGAACTCGACTGGGACCGCCGCTATGCGCTGGGCGTCGTGCTCGCCGCACACGGCTATCCGGACACCCCTCGCAAGGGCGACCGCATCTCCGAGATTCCCGCGGAGACCGCGGATTGCGTGACCTTCCACGCGGGCACCCAACTCGACGGCGACGTACTCAAGGTCACGGGCGGGCGCGTGCTGTGCGTGGTCGGCCTGTCCGACACCGTGCGCGGCGCGCAGAGCGTGGCCTACCAGACCGTCAACCAGATCAACTTCGACGGCATGCAGTATCGCCACGACATCGGCAATCGCGCGCTCGCGCGCAAGCCGGAGTAA